The Archangium primigenium genomic interval GGCGCGGCGCGCCCAGGGCCGCCGTGGCGGACCAGGTGCCCGTGGCCGGGTCATACAGCTCCGCCGAGCGCAGGAAGCCGCCCGCGCCGATCCCACCCACGACGAGCACGCGGCCCGAGGGCAGCAGCGTCGCCGTGGCGTCCTCGCGCGCCGTGCCCAGGGAGCCCGTGGCGGACCACGTGCCCGTGGCCGGGTCATACAGCTCCGCCGAGGCGAGCAGGGCCCCCGTGGCGCTGTGCTCGCCGCCCACGACGAGCACCCGACCCGAGGCCAGGCGCACCGCGGCGTGGTGGGTGCGGTTGGTCAGCAGGCTGCCCGTGGGCTTCCAGCGGCCCGAGGCCGGGACGTACAGCTCCGCGGTGGCGCCGGTGATGGGGCACGTGCCGCCGCCCGCGATGAGCACCTGGCCATCCGCGAGCTTCGTCATGCTGTGGTCGCGGTGGGACGCCAGGGCATCCCCCGTGCGCGACCAGGTGCCCGCGGCCGGGTCATACAGCTCCGTCATCGGGCTGAAGCCGCCCGCCACCAGCACCTTGCCCGAGTCGAGCAGCACCGCCTGGTGCAGGATGCGGCCCTGCGCCATGCGGCCCGTGGGCACCCAGCCCTCGCGCGGCGGCGTGCAGGTGCCCCGGGGCGTCACGCGCACCGTGGCCGTGCAGCTCGAGGAGGCCCCGCGCGCATCCGTGCACGTGAGCGTCACGCTGTTGGCGCCCTCCTTCAGGGGGCAGGACGGCGTCTGCTCACAGGTGATGCGGTCGAAGTCCGGATCGTACGAACCCGCGTTGACGGAGCCACAGCCCTGGCACGTCGCGTCCGAGTCCACCGTGACGTCCTGGCACCGGGTGACGGGCGCGCGGTTGACGTTGTCGCGGCAGCACAGCACGCCACCCCGGCCCGGGCTGGGCTTCTTGACGGCCTGCGTCTCGCAGTACTCGGCGGGCGCGCCGCCGCAGTCCCAGGGCGAGCCCAGATCGATGCAGGTGTTGTTGGAGAAGCGGTTGAGCACGCCGCACGTCGTGGCGGGCGCCGCGCCGAGGTTGCCGCAGCCAAAGAGGTCGTTGCCGGTGCGCGTCGTCTGGAGGCACCCGTAGGCGCCCGTGCTGCTGTTGCACTCGGGGCCCGTGCCCGTGCCCGAGGCACAGACGCCGTAGCCCGTGCCGGACTGGCGGGTGGCGAAGAAGAGGGCCGGGTCTCCCGCGCGCGTCGCGCCCGAGCAGCCCGTGGGGGAGTTGGTCGCGACCTCGGGCTCGTTGGCGCAGACGTGCCAGCCGGGGGCGCACAGGTCCGCCACGTTGCAGCCCGCGCCCGAGGGGTTCGACCCATCGTCGCCGGCGCCGCGCGCGCACGCGGGCGTCAGCGTGTCGTTCATGGGCTGCTGGGAACAGTACGGCTCGAAGCCCGGCGTCGACACCAGCACGCCCGGAATGCTCCAGCCGCCGCTACAGCCAGCGATGTTCGGGTAGCGCGACGAATCGACGAAGCCCTCGCGCTGCCCGTCCGCGCAGCCCGACTCCTGCGCCCAGGCGGTCGGCGCGCCCACCACGACCAGCAGCGCCAGCATCCGCGCCCACCACGACTCGCTCCATCTCATGTTCATGTCCGCTTCCTCCCGAGGAACCGCTCACCCGCGGGCGCCAGCATGCGCTCCCAGGCCGACACGCCGATATGAGTCTCTTCACACGTCGATGGAGCCAGGAGGGCACGGGGGACGGAAACGTGTCAGGTCAGGACGCGGGGCCCCGTCTCGGCCGCATGCGAATCGAACGTCAATTCCATCCCACACCCCAGCCCCCCCGCGCCCTGTGCTGGAGCGGCGAGGCCCCCGTGGACCCGCTGGCGCGCCACGCGGGCCCCTACGACGCGGCGGTGATGTCCCCCGACGGACGCCACGTCGTCCTCTCCGAGCGGCTGGGCACCCGGGGGCTCCTGCTGCGCGAGGGCGAGCCGGTGCGCGAGCTCCACCGCGACGACTATTGCGCGCACGTCTACGAGTACCCCGTGGCCCTCACCTCGCTCCCGGACGGCCGCACGCTCCTGGCCCACTGTCCGGAGGAATACTGCCGCCTCGAGTTGGAGGATGTGGTGACCGGCGAGCGGTTGACGCGGCGCGACGGCGCGTCCACGGACGTCTTCCACTCCCGGCTCCAGTTCAGTCCCGGGGGCCGCTTCCTGCTGAGCGCCGGGTGGGTCTGGCACCCCGTGGACACCGCCCAGGTCTTCGACGTGGCGCGCGCCCTGGAGCAGCCGGCGCTCCTGGATGGGCCCATGAGCCTCTTCTCCGACGAGGACTTCGAGGAGATCCACGCGGCGACCCACGGCCCCGGGGACACCCTCCTGCTCGAGCGCGAGGGCTGGGACGAGGAGAGCCAGGCCTCCCGGAACCAGCTCGTGGTGTACTCCGCCAGCGAGCGCCGGGAGCTGTCGCGCGCGCTGCTCGACGCGCCCCTGGGCACCTGCATGCCGGTGGGCGCGCACCACGTGCTCTCCCTCTTCGAGCACCCCCGACTCATCGAGCTCGCGACCGGGCGCGTGGTGGAGCGCTGGCCGGACCTGGACACCGGACGGCAGCACAGCAGCATCGTGCACCACATTCCCCCGCCCCCACCGCTCGCGCTGGACGCGCTGGGCGGCCGCCTCGCGGTGGGCACGCCCCGGGGGATTGAAATCCTGCGCTTCGGGCCCGAGTAGAAGCGTCGGCCCGCGCCCCCCTTACCCGCTTCCTCGACACCGAGGCCGACACGAAGGCCCGTCACGTGCCTCGAGGCGTCCCGCGCCCCACAGTGAATGGCCTCACAGCGGCCCTGTGATTCGAAACACAGAGGTCGCCTTCGCACCTGGATAGCGTGGTTTCACCCGACGCCTTCGCGCTCGTGAGGAAGAAATCATGCCCATCCCGATGCGGTTCGATCACCCCGAGATCATGGAAACCCGAGTGGCCGTCGTTGGCGGAGGCGTCAGCGGTATCTACTCCGCGTGGCGGCTCAAGCTGGATGGCAAGGGGGGCGACTTCAACGATGTGAAGGTGTTCGAGTTCGGCAACCGCGTGGGCGGACGACTCGAGACCCTCCACCTCGACAACATCTCCGAGCGCCGCGCGGAGGTGGGTGGGATGCGCTTCATCCCGGACTGGCAGCTCCACATCTCGAGCCTCATCCAGCGCCTGCGGTCGCCGCGACACCCCTTGGATGTCATTGACTTCCCCATGGGAGACGACCGCAACCTGTACTACCTGCGGGCCCGGCGGTTCGAGAAGAAGGACTTCAACGTGGTGGCCACCCGCTACGACATGAAGGCTTCCGAGATCGGCGTTTCGCCTGACGACTACTTCGTCTCCATCCTCAACACGCTCCTCGCGGACTGCGGCAAGCAGATCAAGAAGGAGACGAAGGATGGCCAGGTGACCTACATCGGCCTGACGCGTCAGGAATGGGACGAGGTCAAGCAGGACCCGCGATTCCAGTTCGGACACAAGCCGGTGGTCGAGCAAGGCTTCTGGAACATCCTGGCCGAGTTGCTCTCGCCGGAGGCCTATCAGCTCGTGACGGACGCGGGCGGCTATCACACGCTCACGGCCAACTGGAACGCCGCCGAGGCCGCCAGCTTCATCGGTCTGGACTTCATCGGCGCCCAATACAAGACGCTCCAGCAAGGCTACGATGCCCACGTCGCGGCGATGGCCCAGGAGTTCACCGACCAGGGCGGCGAGATCTGGGGCCACAGCGAACTCATCCGCTTCGAGCGGGTCCAGCAGGGGCAGGCGGAGACCGACCGCTACGCGGGAAAGCTCAAGCTGACGTTCCAGGACCGGGGGCGGAGTGAAGGCACGCGGACCTTCATCGTCTATGCCGACAAGCTCATCCTGGCGATGCCGCGCCATGGACTGGAGCGACTGGAACTCTTCGGAACCGACTTCGACTTCGAGCATCCCAAGAACCGGCGGCAGCGGATGCTCCTGAACTCGGTGATGACGATGCCCGCCTTCAAGCTCTTCATGGGCTTCGAGCGCGCGTGGTGGGAAAAGCTGGACCTGAGCAGTGGCCGCTCCATCAGCGACCTGCCCCTGCGGCAGACGTATTACTTCGGCTCCGATCCGAGCGACGGACACGCGCTGCTGATGACCTCCTACAACGATGCCGGAACCGTGAGCTTCTGGAAGGGCCTCAAGGATCCCACGCAGTCGGCGCGCTACATCTCGCACAACACGGTCGCCGAGAAGAACGAGACCCCGGATACCCACGAGGCGACGCCGGCGATGCTCGCGCACGCCAAGGCCCAGCTCGCGGCCGTGCATGACCTCGCGCCGCACGAGGTGCCCGAGCCGATCGCGAGCGCCTACAAGGACTGGAGCGACGAGCCCTTTGGCGCCGGCTGGTATCTCTGGAAGCCCGGCGTGCGCACCTGGGAGGTGATGAAGGAAATCCGCAATCCCTGGCCGGATGTCCATGTCTGCGGCGATTGCTATTCGAGTCTCCAGGGGTGGGTAGAGGGAGCCCTCAACACCGCCGAGCGGATGCTGGAGGAGCACTTCGGCATGGAGCGGCCGAAGTGGCTCGATCCCCGGGCCTACCTGGGATTCTAACCCTCACACGTCACAGACACGAACCCGCAGGAAAGGACCATCCACCATGACCGCGAAGAACCACGCCCTCCGCGCCGGTGCACCACAAGACAAACAGGCCCACCACTTCGGGTTGCTCAGCGAACTCGCTGGCACCTGGGTCGGCCGCGGATTCAACCTCATCTCCAAGCCAGGACTCGCCGTCGACAAACCCTTCGTGCTCCAGGTCAATTCGACGGTCGAGACGCTGACGTTCGACCCCATCAACGCGCCGATCCCCAACCGCGGCTCGGTGGAGCCCGACCTCACCATCTTCGGCCTCGGCTACGAGCAGCGCGTCACCGACGCGAACACGAGCGGGCTCCTCCACACCGAGCGCGGCATGTGGATCAACGTGACGCCGGACGGCTCGGACGCCCAGCGGATCACCCGGCTCTCCACGATTCCGCATGGAGACTCCTTGCTCGCGCAGGGCTCGGCGCTGCGGGCCCCGGGAGGACCCCTCATCGCACCGATCAGCGCCGTACCGCTCGACGCGCACAGTGGACAGCCCCTGAAGCGCCAGGGCTACTTCCCGCCGGATCCGCTGGCATTCCCGCAGGTCAATCCCTTCCCCCTGCCGAGCGACTTCGATCTCTCCAATCCGAATGCCGCGCTGGACAAGGCCCT includes:
- a CDS encoding Kelch repeat-containing protein, whose translation is MNMRWSESWWARMLALLVVVGAPTAWAQESGCADGQREGFVDSSRYPNIAGCSGGWSIPGVLVSTPGFEPYCSQQPMNDTLTPACARGAGDDGSNPSGAGCNVADLCAPGWHVCANEPEVATNSPTGCSGATRAGDPALFFATRQSGTGYGVCASGTGTGPECNSSTGAYGCLQTTRTGNDLFGCGNLGAAPATTCGVLNRFSNNTCIDLGSPWDCGGAPAEYCETQAVKKPSPGRGGVLCCRDNVNRAPVTRCQDVTVDSDATCQGCGSVNAGSYDPDFDRITCEQTPSCPLKEGANSVTLTCTDARGASSSCTATVRVTPRGTCTPPREGWVPTGRMAQGRILHQAVLLDSGKVLVAGGFSPMTELYDPAAGTWSRTGDALASHRDHSMTKLADGQVLIAGGGTCPITGATAELYVPASGRWKPTGSLLTNRTHHAAVRLASGRVLVVGGEHSATGALLASAELYDPATGTWSATGSLGTAREDATATLLPSGRVLVVGGIGAGGFLRSAELYDPATGTWSATAALGAPRRLHTATLLPTGRVLVIGGGQDLAASASAELYDPTSGTWFATDAMKTPRRAHSATLLPSGQVLVAGGYNDASGILTASEVYTPATQRWSDTAPLNVDRYGHTATALSDGRVLAAGGVSNRDQASAEWFGRASP
- a CDS encoding heme-binding protein; translation: MTAKNHALRAGAPQDKQAHHFGLLSELAGTWVGRGFNLISKPGLAVDKPFVLQVNSTVETLTFDPINAPIPNRGSVEPDLTIFGLGYEQRVTDANTSGLLHTERGMWINVTPDGSDAQRITRLSTIPHGDSLLAQGSALRAPGGPLIAPISAVPLDAHSGQPLKRQGYFPPDPLAFPQVNPFPLPSDFDLSNPNAALDKALQGQDITHTVVLEVSTDAEPKTFPPDLPGPYGGGILNIPFVTRNANATSLQAKFWIETVTPKDGPAFLQLQYSQRVMLVFPDKAKGGTLIIWPHISVATLVKV
- a CDS encoding flavin monoamine oxidase family protein, whose product is MPIPMRFDHPEIMETRVAVVGGGVSGIYSAWRLKLDGKGGDFNDVKVFEFGNRVGGRLETLHLDNISERRAEVGGMRFIPDWQLHISSLIQRLRSPRHPLDVIDFPMGDDRNLYYLRARRFEKKDFNVVATRYDMKASEIGVSPDDYFVSILNTLLADCGKQIKKETKDGQVTYIGLTRQEWDEVKQDPRFQFGHKPVVEQGFWNILAELLSPEAYQLVTDAGGYHTLTANWNAAEAASFIGLDFIGAQYKTLQQGYDAHVAAMAQEFTDQGGEIWGHSELIRFERVQQGQAETDRYAGKLKLTFQDRGRSEGTRTFIVYADKLILAMPRHGLERLELFGTDFDFEHPKNRRQRMLLNSVMTMPAFKLFMGFERAWWEKLDLSSGRSISDLPLRQTYYFGSDPSDGHALLMTSYNDAGTVSFWKGLKDPTQSARYISHNTVAEKNETPDTHEATPAMLAHAKAQLAAVHDLAPHEVPEPIASAYKDWSDEPFGAGWYLWKPGVRTWEVMKEIRNPWPDVHVCGDCYSSLQGWVEGALNTAERMLEEHFGMERPKWLDPRAYLGF